Proteins encoded by one window of Homoserinimonas aerilata:
- a CDS encoding ABC transporter substrate-binding protein, which translates to MKKSTVAAFAALSIVGTALTGCGSEGAGASGLTDISVGVLPSLESAPLFVGVDEGFFADEGLSLRIGSLASGSAALIQPTVEGNYDVAVSDMLSLMRASVSGSELELIAPAGSSSGDAEADFGALIVSGDSDVQSLNDLEGGFVGSNSLLDTNDTVLRATMDAVGGISWTVQWREVAFQDAEKALDDGTVDAAFLVEPYLTRALNNGKRVLSYSYYDFDPNLDVGAYFTSADFAAENPDVLERFTKALTKSIEFSNENPTKVRAIVTTYTQTQWNERITAALPTYRTDFNAEAATKLATIAVKYLSLKHIPEFETFLP; encoded by the coding sequence TCACCGGGTGCGGCTCTGAAGGCGCCGGAGCATCCGGTCTCACCGACATATCGGTCGGGGTGCTCCCCAGCCTCGAGAGCGCACCGCTGTTCGTGGGCGTCGACGAGGGCTTCTTCGCCGATGAGGGTCTGTCGCTGCGCATCGGTTCGCTCGCATCGGGCAGCGCCGCGCTCATCCAGCCGACCGTCGAAGGCAACTACGACGTCGCAGTGAGCGACATGCTCAGCCTCATGCGGGCCTCGGTCTCCGGCTCCGAACTCGAGCTCATCGCCCCCGCGGGCTCATCGTCAGGCGACGCGGAGGCAGACTTCGGCGCGCTCATCGTCAGCGGCGACTCCGACGTCCAGAGTCTCAACGACCTCGAGGGCGGTTTCGTCGGCAGCAACAGCCTGCTCGACACCAACGACACGGTGCTGCGAGCGACCATGGATGCCGTCGGCGGCATCTCCTGGACGGTGCAGTGGCGAGAGGTCGCCTTCCAGGACGCCGAGAAGGCGCTCGACGACGGCACCGTCGACGCCGCCTTCCTGGTCGAGCCCTACCTGACCCGCGCGCTCAACAACGGCAAGCGCGTGCTCAGCTACAGCTACTACGACTTCGACCCGAACCTCGACGTGGGCGCCTACTTCACCTCGGCCGACTTCGCCGCCGAGAACCCGGATGTCCTGGAGCGGTTCACGAAGGCGCTCACCAAGTCGATCGAGTTCTCGAACGAGAACCCCACCAAGGTGCGGGCCATCGTGACCACCTACACGCAGACGCAGTGGAACGAGCGCATCACCGCAGCACTCCCCACCTACAGGACCGACTTCAACGCGGAGGCGGCCACCAAGCTCGCCACCATCGCCGTCAAATACCTGAGCCTGAAGCACATCCCCGAATTCGAGACGTTCCTCCCGTAG